Proteins encoded together in one uncultured Flavobacterium sp. window:
- a CDS encoding histidine kinase — protein MKDLRNTYADLKSGTIVSFKISMIFTVIFSAFLGSDLTIRNVLITFFISCLYSFGLGFGNGYINVQLDRKWDWLEQTNLRVYYGIMVTVLYTVPIVLGINYFVFVVLQNMPLEKFFSQRMIWVHLFYIILSLGVSTFMQARSFMVKWKQASKFEITQQKIIAGTANAKFESLKNQIDPHFLFNSLNVLSSLIEENPDNAQRFTTSLSKIYRYVLEQKDKELVSVEDELSFAKTYMNLLKMRFENSLFYELPTTDINPDAKVVPLSLQLLLENTVKHNVVSEQKPLHIRIFVDGDYLAIQNDFQKKEVLQDRQGVGLQNIVNRYGIVTNRKVLVEQNEQTFTVKIPILTKQITVMEKNAEYTDENKAYFRAKKRVEELKGFYANVISYCCVIPCLIFVNLTFSPGFQWFWFSALGWGFGVVMHAFKVFGYSSDWEERKIREILERENNKQSWK, from the coding sequence ATGAAAGATCTTAGAAATACATATGCAGATTTAAAAAGTGGAACAATTGTCTCGTTTAAGATTTCTATGATTTTTACAGTAATATTTTCCGCTTTTTTAGGAAGCGATTTAACGATTCGAAACGTTCTTATAACTTTTTTTATTAGCTGTCTTTATTCTTTCGGATTAGGTTTTGGAAATGGCTATATCAATGTTCAGTTAGATAGAAAATGGGATTGGCTGGAACAAACAAACCTTAGAGTTTACTACGGAATTATGGTTACTGTTTTGTACACAGTTCCCATTGTTTTAGGAATTAATTATTTTGTTTTTGTTGTTTTGCAAAATATGCCTTTAGAAAAATTCTTTAGCCAAAGAATGATTTGGGTACATCTGTTTTACATTATTTTATCTCTGGGAGTTTCTACTTTTATGCAAGCCAGAAGTTTTATGGTAAAGTGGAAACAAGCATCAAAGTTTGAAATAACACAACAAAAGATTATTGCAGGAACAGCCAATGCCAAATTCGAAAGTTTAAAAAATCAAATTGACCCGCATTTTCTTTTTAATAGTTTGAATGTTTTAAGCTCTTTGATTGAAGAAAATCCAGATAATGCACAACGATTTACCACTTCTTTATCTAAAATTTATCGCTATGTACTAGAGCAAAAAGATAAAGAATTGGTTTCTGTTGAAGATGAATTGTCATTCGCAAAAACGTATATGAATTTGTTGAAAATGCGTTTTGAGAACAGCTTGTTTTACGAATTACCAACAACAGATATAAATCCCGATGCAAAAGTAGTTCCGTTATCGCTACAGCTTTTGCTTGAAAATACGGTTAAACACAATGTTGTGAGTGAACAAAAACCATTACATATTCGAATTTTTGTTGATGGAGATTATTTGGCAATTCAGAATGACTTTCAGAAAAAAGAAGTTTTACAGGACAGGCAAGGAGTTGGATTGCAAAATATCGTGAACCGATACGGAATTGTAACCAACAGAAAAGTACTGGTCGAACAAAATGAACAAACTTTTACAGTTAAGATTCCAATCTTAACGAAACAAATTACCGTCATGGAAAAAAATGCAGAATATACGGATGAAAATAAAGCTTATTTCAGAGCTAAAAAAAGAGTTGAAGAATTAAAAGGATTTTACGCAAATGTAATTTCATATTGTTGTGTTATTCCATGTTTAATTTTTGTGAATTTGACCTTTTCTCCAGGATTTCAATGGTTTTGGTTTTCGGCTTTAGGCTGGGGATTTGGAGTTGTAATGCATGCTTTTAAAGTTTTCGGATACAGCTCAGATTGGGAAGAACGAAAAATAAGAGAGATTCTGGAAAGAGAGAATAACAAGCAAAGTTGGAAATAA
- a CDS encoding DUF2141 domain-containing protein translates to MTKIITIITLFICSLMSAQNVKLTVAVSGLKNDTGIVKVGLYNSDGTFLKTTYRSLSSEIKNNKVVVTFDNLPAGEYAISTYHDENNNGKLDRNSMGVPSEDYAASNNAKGFMGPPAYSDAKFVINKDSKIEITL, encoded by the coding sequence ATGACCAAAATTATTACAATAATCACATTATTTATCTGCAGTTTGATGTCTGCTCAAAATGTAAAACTAACAGTTGCCGTTTCAGGTTTAAAAAACGATACAGGAATTGTTAAAGTAGGTTTGTACAACTCAGACGGTACATTTCTTAAAACGACCTATAGAAGTCTTTCTTCTGAAATTAAAAACAATAAAGTAGTTGTAACGTTTGATAATCTTCCGGCAGGAGAATATGCAATTTCAACGTATCACGATGAAAACAATAACGGAAAACTTGATAGAAATTCGATGGGAGTACCTTCTGAAGATTATGCTGCTTCAAACAATGCTAAAGGATTTATGGGACCTCCTGCCTACAGCGATGCTAAATTTGTTATTAATAAAGATTCAAAAATTGAAATTACATTGTAA
- a CDS encoding TonB-dependent receptor, translated as MTTRLLFTIAFLFLTTAFFAQNTISGKVVDQKGKPVPGANIYLDGTYDGATSSETGDFSFETTATGNQTIIVSFLLFETFKTEIDVANYKNQTIKLRENINTLDAVVITAGTLESGDKARVSVLKPLDIVTTAGSAGNIVAALQTLPGTQTVGEDGRLFVRGGEASETQTFVDGLRVAQPYGATTNNLPTRSRFSPFLFSGIAFSTGGYSAEYGEALSSVLLLNTQDEPDQNKTDIALMTVGLGIGNTQKWKKSSFSINTNYINLAPYQAAIPQNVDWNNPYQSLGGEAVYRYHFERGIFKFYAAFDSEKFDLNSKNVNFTDPIRTDLNNNNFYLNASYKGDFGTGWELTSGVSYGYSKNKTKYNISDVDSDENAMQLKMKLRKNISNYFKLSFGGDYFITRFNENFNDNISIQAANGYNSNIAAFYTEGDILFSKKLAAKVGLRLSNNSLLNETNLAPRASIAYKISKTSQFSFAYGGFSQTPVVDYIKYSKYHQFESEKAQHYILNYQFTKPGQTFRAEAYYKDYSNLVQYNTKDIAYNSVFNNNGSGYAKGLDLFWRDSNLHKNLEYWISYSYIDSERQYKNFPTMATPNFIANHSLSIVTKYFITDWKSQVGFTNSFSSGRPYNDPNQTQFMNGKTKSYNSLSFNWAYLLTTQKILYFSVSNVLGTQNVFGYDYAKVPDASGVYNRQAVTPTADRFFFVGFFWTISQNKNENQLKNL; from the coding sequence ATGACAACCAGATTACTTTTTACTATTGCCTTTTTATTTTTAACAACTGCCTTTTTTGCTCAGAACACAATTTCGGGGAAGGTAGTAGATCAAAAAGGAAAACCGGTTCCGGGAGCCAATATTTATTTGGACGGAACTTATGATGGAGCTACAAGTTCTGAAACAGGAGATTTTTCTTTTGAAACAACTGCTACAGGAAATCAAACTATAATTGTTAGTTTTTTACTTTTCGAAACTTTCAAAACAGAAATTGATGTTGCTAATTATAAAAATCAAACGATAAAATTAAGAGAGAATATTAATACTCTTGATGCCGTTGTGATTACTGCCGGAACATTAGAATCTGGAGATAAAGCGAGAGTTTCGGTTTTAAAGCCTCTTGATATTGTAACCACAGCAGGTTCAGCAGGAAATATTGTTGCGGCGTTACAAACTTTACCCGGAACTCAAACCGTGGGTGAAGATGGGCGTTTGTTTGTACGTGGAGGTGAAGCCAGCGAAACCCAGACTTTTGTAGACGGACTGCGTGTGGCGCAACCGTATGGCGCAACGACCAATAATTTACCAACCAGAAGTAGATTTTCGCCTTTTTTGTTTAGCGGAATAGCATTTTCAACGGGAGGTTATTCTGCTGAATATGGTGAAGCTTTATCAAGTGTTTTACTTTTGAACACACAAGATGAACCAGATCAGAATAAAACTGATATTGCCTTAATGACTGTTGGTTTAGGAATTGGAAATACTCAAAAATGGAAAAAAAGCTCTTTTAGTATCAATACTAATTATATAAATCTGGCACCATATCAGGCTGCAATTCCTCAAAATGTAGATTGGAATAATCCTTATCAATCTTTGGGAGGAGAAGCTGTTTACAGATATCATTTTGAACGAGGAATTTTTAAGTTTTATGCTGCCTTTGATTCGGAAAAATTCGATTTGAATTCGAAAAACGTAAATTTTACTGACCCAATCAGAACGGACTTAAACAATAATAATTTTTATTTGAATGCTTCTTATAAAGGAGATTTTGGAACAGGATGGGAGCTTACATCAGGAGTTAGTTACGGCTACAGCAAAAATAAAACCAAATACAATATAAGTGATGTTGATAGCGACGAGAATGCTATGCAGTTGAAAATGAAGTTAAGAAAAAACATTTCAAATTACTTTAAACTATCTTTTGGGGGTGATTATTTTATCACAAGATTCAATGAAAACTTTAATGATAATATTTCGATACAAGCTGCAAACGGTTACAACTCTAATATTGCTGCTTTTTATACAGAAGGTGATATACTATTCTCGAAAAAACTGGCTGCAAAAGTAGGTTTGAGACTTTCGAACAATAGTTTATTAAACGAAACTAATCTTGCGCCAAGAGCTTCGATCGCTTACAAAATTTCTAAAACAAGTCAGTTTTCATTTGCTTATGGAGGTTTTTCTCAAACTCCGGTTGTTGACTATATTAAATATTCAAAATACCATCAGTTTGAAAGCGAAAAAGCGCAGCATTACATTTTAAATTATCAGTTTACAAAACCGGGACAAACTTTTAGAGCAGAAGCTTATTATAAAGATTACAGCAATTTGGTTCAATATAATACAAAAGATATCGCTTACAATTCAGTTTTCAATAATAACGGTTCAGGATATGCAAAAGGACTTGATTTGTTCTGGAGAGATAGTAATTTACATAAAAACCTGGAATATTGGATTTCCTATTCTTATATCGATTCAGAAAGACAATACAAGAATTTTCCAACGATGGCAACTCCTAATTTTATTGCCAATCATAGTCTGTCAATTGTTACCAAATATTTCATCACCGATTGGAAATCACAAGTAGGTTTCACTAACAGCTTTAGTTCAGGACGCCCGTATAATGATCCAAACCAAACACAATTCATGAACGGAAAAACCAAGTCATATAATAGTTTGAGTTTTAACTGGGCGTATTTATTGACAACACAAAAGATCCTTTATTTCTCTGTTTCGAATGTACTGGGAACACAGAATGTTTTTGGATATGATTATGCTAAAGTACCAGATGCAAGCGGAGTTTATAACAGACAAGCCGTTACACCAACCGCAGATAGATTTTTCTTCGTAGGTTTCTTCTGGACCATCAGCCAGAATAAAAATGAGAATCAATTGAAGAATTTGTAG
- a CDS encoding DinB family protein, protein MSESKRVSNLYQSIYNGNPWLEVTLADTLKDVTAAQAYKKINPNLNTIWEIVNHLIQWRKNILRRVQGEIITTPDHNYFVPILDSSEPAWEQSLQNLAKSQESWTTCLSDFNDADFEKIDHNNNHNFYEDIHGIIQHDVYHLGQIVILKKLL, encoded by the coding sequence ATGTCAGAAAGTAAAAGAGTTTCAAATTTATATCAATCCATTTATAATGGAAATCCTTGGCTTGAGGTTACCTTAGCAGATACTTTAAAAGATGTTACTGCAGCTCAGGCTTATAAAAAAATCAATCCAAATTTAAACACGATTTGGGAAATTGTCAATCATCTAATACAATGGAGAAAAAACATATTAAGACGTGTTCAGGGAGAAATAATCACAACTCCCGATCATAATTATTTTGTACCAATTTTAGATTCATCTGAACCAGCGTGGGAACAATCTCTGCAAAATCTGGCAAAATCTCAGGAATCATGGACTACCTGTTTGAGTGATTTTAATGATGCAGATTTCGAGAAAATAGATCATAATAATAATCATAATTTTTATGAAGACATCCACGGAATCATTCAGCATGATGTTTATCATTTAGGACAGATTGTGATTTTGAAGAAGTTGCTTTAA
- a CDS encoding YciI family protein, whose amino-acid sequence MKKSILLLAFLFLSLLGFSQETEIKFDENLAKSLNADEYGMKKYVFCLLKSGTNTTVSKEETKKLFEGHLANIGKLAKEGKLVVAGPFMKNDRNYRGIYIFNVETIEDAQALVATDPAVQSKLLEAELTPWYGTAALQETVKIHKKIARKKM is encoded by the coding sequence ATGAAAAAGTCAATACTATTACTCGCATTTTTATTTTTAAGTCTTTTAGGATTTTCTCAGGAAACTGAAATAAAATTCGACGAAAATCTGGCGAAATCATTAAACGCCGATGAATATGGAATGAAAAAATATGTTTTCTGTCTTTTGAAATCCGGAACGAATACAACAGTATCAAAAGAAGAAACTAAGAAATTGTTTGAAGGTCATCTGGCAAACATTGGTAAATTAGCCAAAGAAGGAAAACTGGTTGTTGCCGGACCTTTTATGAAAAATGATCGAAACTATAGAGGAATTTATATTTTTAACGTTGAAACTATTGAAGATGCGCAGGCACTTGTGGCGACAGATCCTGCCGTGCAATCAAAATTACTTGAAGCCGAATTAACGCCTTGGTACGGAACAGCAGCTTTGCAGGAAACAGTAAAAATTCACAAAAAAATTGCCAGGAAAAAAATGTAA
- a CDS encoding sugar O-acetyltransferase has translation MKTEKEKMISGEYYAAGDPVLVKERRKAKNLLHRLNVTEYRLTKKAKEILAELIPNTGKSFYIEPPFHCDYGYNISCGDNVYFNVNCVVLDCAPVNIGSNVFFAPNVQIYTATHPLDAELRKTLENALPISIGDDCWIGGNSVICPGVTIGKGCVIGAGSVVTKDIPDNSLAVGNPAKIIRKLNQEPQ, from the coding sequence ATGAAGACAGAAAAAGAGAAAATGATCTCGGGAGAATATTACGCAGCGGGAGATCCTGTTTTAGTAAAAGAACGAAGAAAAGCCAAAAACCTACTCCATCGTTTAAACGTTACTGAATATCGTCTGACAAAAAAAGCAAAGGAAATTTTAGCCGAATTAATCCCAAATACTGGAAAGAGTTTTTATATAGAACCACCATTTCATTGCGATTATGGTTATAATATATCTTGCGGTGACAATGTTTATTTTAATGTAAATTGTGTTGTTCTGGATTGTGCACCGGTAAATATTGGATCAAATGTATTTTTTGCCCCAAATGTTCAAATTTATACTGCAACACATCCGCTTGACGCCGAATTACGAAAAACACTCGAAAATGCTTTGCCAATTTCTATTGGAGACGACTGCTGGATTGGCGGAAATTCTGTAATTTGTCCTGGAGTTACCATCGGGAAAGGCTGTGTTATTGGTGCCGGATCAGTTGTTACAAAAGATATTCCGGATAACTCTCTGGCTGTTGGAAATCCCGCCAAAATAATTAGAAAACTAAATCAAGAACCCCAATAA
- a CDS encoding VOC family protein, with the protein MLTLNKVHHIAILCSDYQKSKAFYTEVLGLTIIREIYREERQSYKLDLALNGIYVVELFSFPNPPKRPSRPEAVGLRHLAFEVINLEETIAFLNSKNIESEPIRIDETTEKRFTFIADPDELPIEFYER; encoded by the coding sequence ATGCTTACCTTAAATAAAGTTCACCATATTGCCATTTTATGCTCTGATTATCAAAAATCAAAAGCTTTTTATACCGAAGTTTTGGGTTTAACAATAATTAGAGAGATCTATCGCGAAGAACGTCAATCGTATAAACTCGATTTAGCTTTGAATGGTATTTATGTTGTCGAATTATTCTCATTTCCAAATCCGCCCAAACGTCCTTCAAGACCAGAAGCAGTTGGCTTGCGTCACTTAGCTTTTGAAGTCATTAATTTAGAAGAAACAATAGCATTTTTAAATTCAAAAAACATCGAATCTGAACCAATACGAATTGATGAAACGACTGAAAAACGTTTTACATTTATTGCAGATCCTGATGAATTGCCTATTGAGTTTTATGAAAGATAG
- a CDS encoding chloride channel protein: MNKTAQIKKNHQFIVLQKLVIVSILIGFLSAFLGISLKKITEYYEEIFFHEVSVNPFFYILFPVFGLSVIYFLRQYLFKKKENKGIKEVFESTRSKSKNLPSYKIPSHFINGLITVAFGGSTGIEVSTVVATATIGSVAQQKENVFRKYKTELICAGVAAGVTALFSSPIAGILFALEVISRKVTRAFIISNIIAVSVAFGLLSILKEEPLFTVTITTWHLRAIPYFILLGILAGINSVYLTRCVLFFKSQFGKIGMHYYKIIIGSAVLSISLFTFPQLYGEGYHAIKGIFSNSSEIPLTLTLAFTFVGILLLKPIVTSITLASGGDGGVFAPSLFIGAFLGLLLASILNTFFHVNVIPVNFMIIGMAAVLSASIHAPFTAIFLVCGLTNDYTLFLPIMLVCLISKYTAKTIYPYTVYSYAPSLTK, from the coding sequence ATGAACAAAACGGCGCAAATCAAAAAAAATCATCAATTCATTGTCCTTCAAAAATTAGTTATTGTTTCTATCTTAATTGGCTTTCTTTCTGCCTTTTTAGGAATCTCGCTAAAAAAAATCACTGAATATTACGAAGAAATCTTCTTTCATGAAGTCTCGGTTAACCCCTTTTTTTATATTCTTTTTCCTGTTTTCGGATTGTCTGTGATATATTTTCTAAGACAATATTTATTTAAGAAAAAAGAAAACAAAGGCATAAAAGAAGTTTTTGAAAGCACTCGATCAAAATCAAAAAATTTACCTTCTTATAAAATTCCGTCACACTTTATAAACGGATTAATAACTGTTGCATTTGGAGGTTCTACGGGAATAGAAGTTTCAACCGTTGTTGCCACTGCAACCATTGGATCTGTTGCTCAACAAAAAGAAAATGTATTTCGAAAATACAAAACCGAATTAATTTGTGCCGGAGTTGCTGCCGGAGTTACCGCTTTATTCAGCAGCCCGATTGCCGGAATTTTATTTGCTCTTGAAGTTATTTCCAGAAAAGTAACCCGGGCTTTTATTATCTCAAATATAATCGCGGTTTCAGTTGCTTTTGGATTACTTTCTATTTTAAAAGAAGAACCTTTATTTACCGTTACAATCACAACCTGGCATTTAAGAGCAATTCCGTATTTTATTCTTCTCGGAATTTTAGCCGGAATAAATTCTGTTTACTTAACCCGTTGTGTCTTGTTTTTCAAATCTCAATTTGGGAAAATCGGAATGCATTATTATAAAATTATTATTGGATCAGCTGTTTTGAGTATTTCATTATTTACTTTTCCACAATTATACGGAGAGGGTTATCATGCTATAAAAGGGATCTTTAGCAATTCGAGTGAAATTCCTTTAACACTAACTTTGGCTTTTACTTTCGTTGGAATTTTACTTCTAAAACCAATTGTAACTTCGATAACATTAGCTTCTGGCGGAGATGGCGGCGTTTTTGCTCCAAGTCTGTTCATTGGTGCTTTCTTAGGATTATTGTTAGCATCAATTTTAAATACCTTTTTTCATGTAAATGTAATTCCGGTTAATTTCATGATTATCGGAATGGCAGCTGTCTTAAGCGCCAGTATTCATGCACCTTTTACGGCAATCTTTTTGGTTTGCGGCTTAACAAACGATTATACTTTGTTTTTGCCTATTATGTTGGTTTGTCTAATATCAAAATATACCGCAAAGACGATTTATCCTTATACTGTATATAGTTACGCTCCAAGCTTGACGAAATAA
- a CDS encoding HPP family protein, whose translation MPTPKIKRSYRKTRYILYKETLIDYKEHFWSFLGSFVGIGILSYLESIRFSGSDIVFLIGSFGASSVLVYGIIQSPFSQPRNLIGGHVISAIIGVTVQKLVPDIVWLSAPLAVSLSIIFMQITKTLHPPGGATALIAVTGSAQIKDLGYMYVLSPVLVGVLILFVTALIFNNMTSSRSYPSHSTYHKRYHKIRKRLIGR comes from the coding sequence ATGCCAACTCCTAAGATTAAAAGAAGCTATCGCAAAACACGTTATATTCTTTATAAAGAAACTTTAATTGACTACAAGGAACACTTTTGGTCGTTCTTAGGATCATTTGTCGGAATTGGGATTCTTTCTTATCTTGAATCTATTCGTTTTTCTGGCAGTGATATTGTTTTTCTAATTGGTTCATTTGGAGCATCGAGTGTCCTGGTTTACGGAATTATTCAAAGTCCGTTTTCTCAACCCCGAAATTTAATTGGCGGTCATGTAATCTCAGCCATTATTGGTGTTACCGTACAAAAATTAGTTCCTGATATTGTTTGGTTATCCGCACCTTTAGCCGTTTCTCTTTCTATTATTTTTATGCAAATTACCAAAACGCTGCATCCCCCGGGAGGCGCGACGGCACTTATCGCGGTTACAGGTTCTGCTCAAATAAAAGATTTAGGTTATATGTATGTGCTTTCTCCAGTTCTCGTTGGTGTGCTGATTTTGTTTGTTACAGCATTAATTTTCAATAACATGACTTCTAGTAGAAGTTATCCTAGTCATAGTACTTATCATAAACGATATCATAAAATTAGGAAAAGATTAATCGGAAGATAG
- a CDS encoding four helix bundle protein: MSDFRKLLIWQKSISLVTKIYFLTNNFPKEEIFGLTSQIRRSSISIPSNIAEGSGRESDKDFLRFLNISVGSLFEMQTQLEIAKNISYLKEDDFNNLYEDSREVERMLVSFIKKIKDRN; encoded by the coding sequence ATGAGTGATTTTCGAAAACTTCTAATCTGGCAGAAATCAATTTCCTTAGTTACCAAAATTTATTTTTTAACAAACAATTTCCCAAAAGAAGAAATCTTCGGATTAACTTCACAAATCAGACGAAGTTCGATTTCAATTCCCAGCAATATTGCCGAAGGATCAGGACGAGAAAGTGATAAAGATTTTTTACGCTTCTTAAATATTTCTGTTGGGTCTTTATTCGAAATGCAGACTCAATTAGAAATCGCAAAAAACATATCGTACTTAAAAGAAGACGATTTTAATAACCTATACGAGGACAGCCGCGAAGTAGAGAGAATGTTAGTTTCTTTCATAAAAAAAATAAAAGACAGAAACTAA
- a CDS encoding nucleoid-associated protein, giving the protein MINLFNTHIETLAIHRVGNKSRNEAIFLSEQPFNLNDEIVPLIKEYFFKPFREKEENYYQFAHEVDLDYNDMFKYATEIFDNPGNLQEISKRITTHLFEQSNHPHIKNGEVYVTYLTNLSIDNNVVDAIGIFKSELQADFLQFEEKNSNLEMILQQGINLSKLDKGCLIFNYKKEEGYKILTVDSNRYDARYWLEHFLSVDAFEDENFITKKYLKFCQNFAKDVVLPAEDKKEEVMFMNRSVNYFAKNDQFEEQNFLNEVLDNPDLIPEFKNYKVDKGEKYSIEDVTSFPIANAAVSDARKSIKNVINLDTHIQIKMDFINPESAEKFVEKGWDEEKQMYYYLVYFNKEEKS; this is encoded by the coding sequence ATGATCAACTTATTCAACACCCACATCGAGACGCTTGCGATACACCGCGTAGGAAACAAAAGCAGAAACGAAGCGATTTTTTTATCAGAACAGCCTTTTAATTTAAATGACGAGATTGTGCCTTTGATAAAAGAGTACTTTTTTAAGCCTTTTAGAGAGAAAGAAGAAAACTATTATCAGTTTGCGCACGAAGTTGATTTGGATTATAACGATATGTTTAAATATGCTACGGAAATCTTCGATAATCCTGGCAATTTACAAGAGATTTCAAAAAGAATCACTACACATTTATTCGAGCAGTCAAATCATCCGCACATTAAAAACGGAGAGGTTTATGTAACGTATTTAACAAATCTGAGTATCGACAATAATGTTGTTGATGCTATCGGAATTTTTAAAAGTGAGTTACAGGCCGACTTTTTACAATTTGAAGAAAAAAACAGCAATCTTGAAATGATCTTGCAGCAAGGTATCAACCTAAGCAAACTTGACAAAGGTTGTTTGATTTTTAATTATAAAAAAGAAGAAGGATACAAAATTCTAACTGTAGACAGTAACCGTTATGATGCGCGCTATTGGTTAGAGCACTTTTTATCTGTTGACGCTTTTGAAGATGAAAATTTCATCACTAAGAAATACTTGAAATTCTGTCAAAACTTCGCAAAAGATGTTGTTTTGCCGGCAGAAGACAAAAAAGAAGAAGTAATGTTCATGAACCGTTCTGTGAATTATTTCGCTAAAAATGATCAGTTCGAAGAACAAAACTTCTTAAATGAAGTATTAGACAATCCTGACTTAATTCCTGAATTCAAAAATTATAAAGTTGATAAAGGAGAAAAATACAGCATCGAAGATGTAACCTCATTCCCTATTGCAAACGCAGCAGTTTCTGACGCCAGAAAATCGATTAAAAACGTGATTAATCTGGACACTCATATTCAGATTAAAATGGATTTTATTAATCCTGAAAGTGCAGAAAAATTTGTTGAAAAAGGCTGGGATGAAGAAAAACAAATGTATTACTACCTGGTTTATTTCAATAAAGAAGAAAAAAGCTAG
- a CDS encoding TetR/AcrR family transcriptional regulator: protein MARTKEFSEDQALDKAIEIFWHKGYNGTSAQDLVSHLGLSRSSLYDTFGDKQKLFAESLKRYQKLAKDQIVKLFDESEDIKETLHDIFKQAVVESLEDRITKGCFMVNSSVELAMHDEEIAKIVKNNSQVMEEVFTKAVQKGQDLGQISKANSARVLARFIFNNYSGIRVLARSGERDKQVYDDIVKALFSIL from the coding sequence ATGGCTAGAACAAAAGAATTTAGTGAAGATCAGGCTTTAGATAAAGCTATTGAAATTTTTTGGCACAAAGGTTACAACGGAACTTCGGCTCAGGATTTGGTATCTCATTTAGGATTAAGTCGTTCCAGTCTTTATGATACTTTTGGCGATAAGCAAAAATTGTTTGCTGAATCTTTAAAACGTTATCAAAAACTGGCAAAGGATCAAATTGTAAAACTTTTTGATGAATCTGAAGATATTAAAGAAACACTGCACGATATCTTTAAACAAGCTGTTGTGGAGAGTTTAGAAGACCGAATTACAAAAGGATGTTTTATGGTCAATTCTTCTGTAGAACTTGCAATGCATGATGAAGAGATTGCAAAAATTGTAAAAAACAACAGTCAGGTTATGGAAGAAGTTTTTACAAAAGCTGTACAGAAAGGACAGGATTTAGGTCAGATTTCGAAAGCAAATAGCGCGAGGGTTTTGGCCAGATTTATTTTTAATAATTACTCTGGAATTAGGGTTTTGGCTCGTAGCGGCGAAAGAGATAAACAAGTTTATGATGATATTGTAAAAGCACTCTTTTCTATATTATAA
- a CDS encoding SDR family oxidoreductase, with product MKNLENKVAIVTGGNSGIGYAAAAELTAKGAKVIVTGRNKEALAKAETELNVTGIVADQSDLKSIDALVEQVKAQFGKVDILFLNAGTASFAPIESASEEHYDSIMNVNVKGVYFTVQKVLPILNDGGSIIFNTSINAHVGMPNSSVYAASKAAVLSLNRVFATELAPRKIRVNAVSPGPVETPLYGKLGLEKAEVEGFGAVLGEKILLKRFGQASEIAKTVGFLASDDASFITGAEIVVDGGLTVNSVV from the coding sequence ATGAAAAATTTAGAAAACAAAGTAGCTATTGTAACTGGTGGAAATAGCGGAATTGGGTACGCAGCTGCAGCTGAATTAACTGCAAAAGGTGCAAAAGTAATTGTGACAGGAAGAAACAAAGAAGCTTTGGCAAAAGCCGAAACAGAATTGAATGTAACCGGAATTGTTGCTGATCAATCTGATTTAAAATCAATTGATGCATTAGTAGAACAAGTAAAAGCACAATTTGGAAAAGTTGATATTTTATTTTTAAATGCAGGAACAGCTTCTTTTGCGCCGATAGAGTCAGCTTCAGAAGAACATTATGACAGTATTATGAATGTAAATGTTAAAGGAGTTTATTTTACCGTTCAAAAAGTATTGCCAATCCTGAATGATGGAGGTTCTATTATTTTTAATACTTCAATTAATGCTCATGTTGGTATGCCAAATTCTAGTGTTTATGCAGCAAGTAAAGCAGCAGTATTATCTTTAAACAGAGTATTTGCTACAGAATTGGCACCAAGAAAAATCAGAGTAAATGCAGTTTCTCCCGGTCCTGTTGAAACTCCGCTTTATGGAAAATTAGGTTTAGAAAAAGCAGAAGTAGAAGGTTTTGGAGCAGTTTTGGGAGAAAAAATATTATTGAAACGTTTTGGTCAAGCTTCAGAAATTGCAAAAACTGTTGGTTTCCTTGCTTCAGATGATGCATCGTTTATCACAGGAGCTGAAATTGTTGTTGATGGTGGACTTACCGTAAATTCAGTGGTATAA